One window from the genome of Bacillus tianshenii encodes:
- a CDS encoding ABC transporter permease subunit, giving the protein MLKYIGKRLLYMLLTLWLIVSVTFFLMRAAPGTPFTGEKELPPAIQANLEAYYGLDKPWYMQYVDYLVSVAQWDFGPSFKYKGQSVNDLISDGFPVSFILGMESILLALALGVLLGVIAALRHNKWQDYSAMIIAVLGISVPSFIMASALQYFLAIKMDIFPVARWGTFMHTVLPALALASTPMAFIARLTRSSMLEVLSNDYIKTAKAKGLNSSEITIRHTIRNAMMPVVSYMGPLISAILTGSFVIEKIFGIPGLGMHFVTSITNRDYSVIMGVTVFFSVLLLVSILLVDIAYSLIDPRIKLADKKGE; this is encoded by the coding sequence GTGTTAAAGTATATCGGCAAGCGGCTGTTATATATGCTGCTGACGCTTTGGTTAATCGTTTCTGTTACCTTTTTCTTAATGCGCGCAGCGCCCGGCACACCATTTACAGGGGAAAAAGAGTTGCCGCCAGCAATTCAAGCTAATTTAGAAGCTTACTATGGCTTAGATAAGCCTTGGTATATGCAATATGTAGATTATCTTGTTTCTGTTGCACAATGGGATTTCGGTCCATCATTTAAGTATAAAGGACAATCAGTTAATGATTTAATTAGTGATGGTTTCCCAGTTTCATTCATTCTAGGTATGGAATCTATCCTACTAGCATTAGCGCTAGGTGTATTACTAGGTGTTATTGCAGCACTACGTCATAATAAATGGCAAGATTATTCCGCGATGATAATCGCTGTACTTGGCATCTCGGTACCAAGCTTTATTATGGCCTCGGCATTACAGTATTTCTTAGCAATTAAAATGGATATTTTTCCTGTTGCACGGTGGGGGACATTTATGCATACGGTTCTACCCGCACTTGCACTTGCCTCAACACCGATGGCATTTATCGCACGTTTAACTCGTTCAAGTATGCTTGAAGTTTTAAGCAATGATTACATTAAGACTGCAAAAGCAAAAGGTTTGAATTCTTCCGAAATAACAATACGACATACAATTCGTAACGCAATGATGCCTGTTGTCTCATATATGGGACCATTAATTTCCGCAATCCTAACAGGTAGTTTCGTTATTGAAAAGATCTTTGGTATTCCAGGACTTGGGATGCACTTTGTAACAAGTATTACAAACCGTGACTACTCCGTCATCATGGGAGTAACGGTATTCTTTAGTGTACTTTTACTAGTATCCATCCTTCTTGTCGATATTGCATACAGCTTGATTGATCCGCGTATCAAGTTAGCGGATAAGAAGGGAGAGTAA
- a CDS encoding ABC transporter permease: protein MQQLPKELFEQVGTNTSDSEKISRPSISFWKDVWMRFKQNKLAMSGIILTALLAFMAIFGPYMTPYDYATNDLINSNQPPSGDHWFGTDDLGRDVFTRVWIGARISLFIGLAAATIDLFIGVIWGGLSGYLGGRTDEYMMRFADILWAVPYLLLVILLMVVFEPGLGTMIAAMTITGWINMARIVRGQVLQLKNQEYVMAAQTLGASTKRIMAKHLIPNTMGPILITMTLTVPNAIFTEAFLSYLGLGVPAPLASWGTMASEGVPALQYYPWRLFFPATFICLTIFAFNVIGDGLRDALDPRLRK from the coding sequence ATGCAACAATTACCTAAAGAGCTGTTCGAACAAGTCGGTACAAATACATCTGATTCCGAAAAGATATCTCGTCCAAGTATTTCCTTCTGGAAAGACGTTTGGATGCGATTTAAACAAAATAAATTAGCAATGTCAGGGATTATCTTAACTGCACTATTAGCATTTATGGCGATTTTTGGACCATATATGACGCCTTATGATTATGCAACAAATGATTTGATTAACTCGAATCAACCACCATCTGGAGACCATTGGTTTGGCACAGATGACCTTGGTCGTGACGTGTTTACGCGTGTGTGGATCGGAGCACGAATCTCACTATTTATTGGACTAGCTGCTGCTACAATTGATTTGTTTATTGGCGTTATCTGGGGTGGACTGAGTGGTTACTTAGGCGGCCGTACAGATGAGTATATGATGCGTTTTGCTGATATTCTTTGGGCAGTACCATACTTACTATTAGTTATTCTATTAATGGTTGTATTTGAACCAGGTTTGGGCACAATGATTGCTGCAATGACCATTACCGGTTGGATTAACATGGCCCGGATTGTTCGTGGACAAGTTCTTCAATTGAAAAACCAAGAATATGTAATGGCTGCTCAGACATTAGGTGCAAGTACAAAACGTATTATGGCAAAGCATTTAATCCCGAACACAATGGGACCAATCTTAATTACGATGACACTGACGGTTCCAAATGCAATCTTTACAGAGGCGTTCTTAAGCTACTTAGGTCTTGGTGTACCAGCGCCGCTAGCGAGTTGGGGAACGATGGCGAGTGAAGGTGTGCCCGCATTACAATACTATCCTTGGCGCTTATTCTTCCCGGCAACATTTATCTGTTTAACCATCTTCGCATTTAACGTAATCGGTGACGGTCTGCGTGACGCGCTGGATCCGCGACTTCGTAAGTAG
- a CDS encoding ABC transporter ATP-binding protein translates to MEKVLEVKDLKISFHTFAGEVQAVRGVNFHVNEGETLAIVGESGSGKSVTTQSIMRLIPMPPGEIKDGEILFQGDDLVKKTNAQMEKVRGKDIAVIFQDPMTALNPTMKVGRQIMEGMMKHRKVSQSEAKKRAIELLNLVGIPYPEKRVDQYPHEFSGGMRQRAMIAVALSSDPKLLIADEPTTALDVTIQAQILELLKDIQKKTNTSIIFITHDLGVVANVADRVAVMYGGKIVETGTVDEVFYNPKHPYTWGLLASMPSLDTDDGKLQAIPGSPPDLTNPPKGDAFAARNPYAMKIDFEMEPPMFKVSETHYAATWLLHENAPKVEPPEIVKKRMEHFKEKAGER, encoded by the coding sequence ATGGAAAAAGTTTTAGAAGTAAAGGACCTGAAAATCTCATTCCATACGTTTGCAGGTGAAGTGCAAGCGGTTCGTGGTGTGAACTTTCACGTAAATGAAGGGGAAACATTAGCAATTGTTGGGGAATCGGGTTCAGGTAAGAGTGTAACCACTCAATCAATTATGCGCTTAATTCCAATGCCCCCAGGTGAAATTAAAGACGGCGAAATCTTATTCCAAGGTGATGACCTTGTAAAGAAGACAAATGCCCAAATGGAAAAGGTGCGCGGTAAAGATATCGCGGTTATCTTCCAGGATCCAATGACTGCATTGAATCCAACAATGAAAGTCGGAAGACAAATCATGGAAGGGATGATGAAGCACCGCAAAGTTTCTCAGTCAGAAGCGAAGAAACGTGCAATTGAGCTGTTGAACCTTGTTGGTATCCCTTATCCTGAAAAACGTGTCGATCAATATCCACATGAATTTTCTGGTGGTATGAGACAGCGTGCAATGATTGCGGTAGCATTATCCTCTGATCCTAAGCTATTGATTGCCGATGAACCGACAACGGCACTTGATGTAACAATTCAAGCGCAAATTTTAGAGTTATTGAAGGATATTCAGAAGAAAACGAATACGTCCATTATCTTCATTACCCATGACCTTGGCGTCGTAGCAAATGTAGCAGATCGTGTTGCTGTTATGTATGGTGGGAAGATTGTTGAAACAGGAACAGTAGATGAAGTGTTCTACAATCCTAAACATCCTTATACGTGGGGACTTCTTGCTTCAATGCCGAGCTTGGATACAGATGATGGAAAGCTTCAGGCTATTCCTGGCTCTCCGCCTGATTTAACAAATCCTCCAAAAGGTGATGCATTTGCAGCGCGTAATCCGTACGCCATGAAGATCGACTTTGAAATGGAGCCACCTATGTTTAAAGTGAGTGAAACTCATTATGCGGCTACATGGCTTTTACATGAGAATGCACCAAAGGTAGAGCCTCCAGAGATTGTGAAGAAGCGTATGGAGCATTTCAAGGAAAAGGCTGGTGAGCGATAA
- a CDS encoding ATP-binding cassette domain-containing protein: MAQNQDVLLEIKELKQYFGKGDQVVKAVDGLTFNIFRGETLGLVGESGCGKSTTGRTIIRLYDATGGEVFFNGENVHGKKSKQELKKFNRKMQMIFQDPYASLNPRMTVADIIAEGIDIHGLAKGKKDRMEKVYELLETVGLNREHANRYPHEFSGGQRQRIGIARALAVEPEFIIADEPISALDVSIQAQVVNLMKKLQQEKNLTYLFIAHDLSMVKYISDRIGVMYFGKLVELANSEDLYKNPFHPYTKSLLSAIPLPDPDYERNRKRVTYDVEKHRKEMNGEEAEFREVSPGHWVSCTESEFESYKRELKQ; encoded by the coding sequence ATGGCCCAGAACCAAGACGTACTACTGGAAATTAAAGAATTGAAGCAGTACTTCGGCAAAGGTGATCAAGTCGTTAAAGCTGTAGATGGTCTGACGTTTAACATCTTTCGTGGCGAAACATTAGGTCTAGTAGGCGAATCTGGTTGTGGTAAATCTACAACAGGTCGTACGATTATTCGCTTATATGACGCCACAGGCGGTGAAGTTTTTTTCAATGGTGAAAATGTGCACGGTAAAAAATCGAAGCAAGAGTTGAAGAAATTCAACCGTAAGATGCAAATGATTTTTCAGGATCCGTATGCATCTTTGAATCCTCGTATGACAGTCGCCGACATTATTGCCGAAGGAATTGATATTCACGGTCTTGCAAAAGGTAAAAAAGACCGTATGGAAAAGGTCTATGAATTGCTTGAAACAGTTGGATTGAACAGAGAGCACGCGAACCGCTATCCACATGAATTCTCAGGTGGTCAGCGTCAGCGTATCGGGATTGCACGTGCTCTTGCAGTTGAACCAGAATTTATTATTGCTGATGAACCGATCTCAGCACTTGATGTATCGATTCAAGCGCAAGTTGTTAATCTGATGAAAAAATTGCAGCAAGAAAAGAACCTAACTTATTTGTTTATTGCGCATGACTTATCAATGGTAAAATATATTAGTGACCGTATTGGTGTAATGTACTTCGGGAAATTAGTCGAGCTTGCAAACAGTGAGGACTTGTATAAGAACCCATTCCATCCATATACAAAGTCACTGTTGTCAGCTATCCCGCTTCCTGACCCGGATTACGAGCGAAACCGTAAGCGTGTCACATATGATGTTGAGAAGCATCGCAAAGAAATGAATGGTGAAGAAGCTGAATTCCGAGAAGTGAGCCCAGGGCATTGGGTATCATGCACAGAATCAGAATTCGAGAGCTACAAAAGAGAATTAAAGCAATAA